A portion of the Salminus brasiliensis chromosome 9, fSalBra1.hap2, whole genome shotgun sequence genome contains these proteins:
- the dync2i1 gene encoding cytoplasmic dynein 2 intermediate chain 1 isoform X4: MSSEKKITKEDTWRADELMKHIQGPDEESRRRERSKRDETHRKHRSGESADRRPREPERDERRAREKPRERDGEERERRRERERDGDRRGSERRAEGDEREKRDRGKERQRERYKDREREGESGRERESERHRDREERERERESGKGKESERHRDREERERERESGKGKERERHRDREERERERESGKGKERERHRDREERERERESGKGKERERHRDREERERRRAEREKESRKELEEEKNREKDKERERRERHTDREERRERRRREKEEHYVRSKEAGERFQGDPRETERERRHRDGENGGLRDREERDKRKEKRLEESKKVGSEHRHDKPDSKLRKSDQEVSTRRPEVSWRSTHAELSDPEISMENEAEDNNKGDEDYENKEYEEDFEDYEEDFEEMEESEEVGGEEDGEEKGEGQRELRPKRREEIEAIQRAMQHENELVSSAHLRPSTSKAEPAQKVAADSESRSRKGRKTHGRVIDFAAARQREVSQQAADKQKKRSAELLRLIDLDFSVTMCLLDLPPVSEYDMYIKSFGMANTKQAYVQCNEDNTDRDTQTEEMDTVDKWTQHPPETNMACGGPKASQGASDESMAGMNIDSKRLTTFLRSAAQVMAVLLEENRAESNSVKKLHSQTDSLSFSEGTLHLNTKLLFLQGRQVTLLHFSQVQTHTLLSIHAPCSGSSDPQLDSKTLICVWNIWEPSAPQRILIYESEVRCCCFSPGKATLVFAGTAVGSVVLWDLREHSGSHSSLRVGGQDWTLRYPTFSTDAVLSGAGHFSAVVALEPVLVNVDLPGLRGPLLEDQEESMGLLFQLGSLDENGLLNLWVVTELPKADDSGSQTDLGLRPGGKVKLLHSSSIQTSDKSAPHGVTGVMPQLSLLLKFLPSDSNHFFIGTNMGVVRRGTRHGLRAVPKLYRPEDGERPAEVTALDFCPSGEPFFLVGCSDGTVRLHSLQQEEPVMEWSTASEDVPVLSVLWSRTRPSVFCVLDAASVLHIWDLTEKDLSPVLTESFQNDRVTAMAVFGEAARQKRYSGMALAKRSGKLEIHFLTQSLTVPQPSDTERLHLLAQGNI; this comes from the exons ATGTCCTCCGAGAAG AAAATAACGAAGGAAGACACGTGGAGGGCCGATGAGTTAATGAAGCACATTCAG GGGCCGGACGAGGAGAGCCGGAGGAGAGAGCGGTCGAAACGAGACGAAACGCACAGGAAACACAGGAGCGGGGAGTCCGCGGACCGCCGACCCCGAGAACCCGAGAGAGACGAgaggagagcgcgagagaaaccgagagagagagacggggaggagcgagagaggagacgagagagagagcgggacgGGGACAGGCGAGGCTCGGAGAGGAGAGCTGAGGGAGACGAgcgagagaagagagacagagggaaagagagacagagagagagatacaaagacagagagagagagggagagtcgggcagggagagagagagcgagagacaccgagatagagaggagagagagagagaaagggagtcAGGCAAggggaaagagagcgagagacaccgagacagagaggagagagagagagaaagggagtcaggcaaggggaaagagagagagagacatagagatagagaggagagagagagagaaagggagtcaggcaaggggaaagagagagagagacatagagatagagaggagagagagagagaaagggagtcaggcaaggggaaagagagagagagacatagagatagagaggagagagagaggaggagggctGAGAGGGAGAAGGAAAGTAGAAAGGAGTTGGAggaagagaagaacagagagaaggataaagagagagagaggagagagcgtCACACGGACAGAG aggaaagaagagagaggagaagaagagagaaagaagagcaCTACGTAAGATCAAAG GAGGCTGGTGAGAGGTTCCAGGGTGACCCCCGAGAAACAGAACGGGAACGCCGACATCGGGATGGAGAGAATGGAGgactgagagatagagaggagagagataaACGGAAAGAGAAGAGGCTCGAGGAGTCGAAGAAGGTCGGCAGTGAACACAGACATGATAAACCCGACAGCAAGCTCAGAAAAAGTGACCAGGAG gtCTCCACCAGGAGGCCAGAGGTATCCTGGAGGTCTACCCACGCTGAATTAAGTGATCCAGAGATTTCT atggagaatgaagCTGAGGACAATAACAAGGGAGACGAGGACTATGAGAATAAGGAGTACGAGGAGGATTTTGAG GACTATGAGGAAGACTTTGAAGAGATGGAGGAAAGTGAAGAGGTTGGAGGAGAGGAGGATGGAGAGGAAAAAGGAGAGGGACAAAGAGAGCTGAGAccgaagaggagagaagagatagAGGCCATCCAGAGAGCGATGCAGCATGAGAATGAGCTGGTCAGCTCCGCCCACTTACGACCCTCAACCAGTaaagctgaaccagcacaaaAAG TGGCTGCTGACTCCGAGAGCCGTTCGAGGAAAGGCCGGAAAACGCATGGCAGGGTCATCGACTTTGCAGCAGCGAGGCAGAGAGAGGTCAGCCAGCAGGCTGCTGACAAACAGAA GAAACGCAGTGCGGAGCTCTTGCGGTTGATTGATCTGGATTTTTCTGTCACCATGTGTCTCCTGGACCTGCCCCCGGTCAGTGAGTACGACATGTACATAAAGAGCTTCGGGATGGCCAACACAAAGCAG GCCTACGTGCAGTGCAATGAAGACAACACAGACAGGGACACTCAGACAGAGGAGATGGACACTGTGGACAAATGGACTCAGCATCCACCAGAGACTAACATGGCATGTGGAG GCCCCAAGGCTTCGCAGGGTGCCTCAGACGAGTCCATGGCTGGAATGAACATCGATTCAAAGCGCCTCACTACATTCCTGCGCTCTGCTGCACAG gtaatggCAGTACTATTGGAGGAGAACAGGGCGGAAAGTAACTCTGTGAAAAAGCTGCACTCCCAGACAGATTCTCTCTCCTTCAGCGAGGGCACCCTTCATCTAAACACGAAACTTCTGTTTCTgcaag gtcgACAGGTGACGTTGCTGCATTTCTCTCAGGTGCAGACGCATACACTACTCTCCATTCATGCGCCATGTTCTGGGTCGAGTGACCCGCAGCTCGACAGTAAGACTCTCATCTGCGTGTGGAACATCTGGGAGCCCTCCGCTCCCCAGAGAATTCTCATCTACGAATCTGAG GTGCGGTGCTGCTGTTTCAGTCCTGGTAAAGCCACGCTGGTGTTTGCTGGGACGGCGGTGGGTTCGGTGGTGCTGTGGGATCTTAGAGAACACTCTGGTTCTCACTCGTCCCTCAGAGTGGGCGGGCAGGATTGGACACTACGATACCCAACGTTCTCCACAG ATGCTGTGCTGTCGGGGGCGGGGCATTTCTCCGCTGTGGTGGCACTCGAGCCTGTTCTGGTGAACGTGGACTTACCAGGGCTTAGAGGTCCATTGCTAGAAGACCAAGAAG AGTCGATGGGGCTGTTGTTCCAGCTGGGATCGCTGGATGAAAACGGGCTCTTGAATCTCTGG GTTGTAACTGAGTTGCCCAAAGCTGATGATTCTGGATCCCAGACAGACCTGG GTCTGCGCCCAGGTGGGAAGGTGAAGCTTCTCCACAGTTCCTCCATACAGACCAGTGACAAGTCAGCTCCTCACGGGGTCACAGGGGTCATGCCTCAGCTCAGTCTCCTGCTGAAGTTCCTTCCCTCAGACTCCAACCACTTCTTCATTGGCACCAACATG GGTGTGGTGAGGCGAGGTACCAGGCACGGGCTGAGAGCCGTCCCGAAGCTCTACAGGCCTGAGGACGGTGAGAGACCAGCAGAGGTCACTGCTCTGGACTTCTGCCCATCTGGAGAGCCCTTCTTTCTG GTCGGCTGCAGTGATGGTACGGTTCGGCTCCACTCTCTTCAGCAGGAGGAGCCGGTGATGGAGTGGTCCACTGCTTCAGAAGACGTGCCGGTTCTGTCTGTGTTGTGGTCCAGAACCCGTCCTTCTGTCTTCTGTGTTCTTGACGCTGCTTCTGTCTTGCACATCTGGGACCTCACAGAGAAAGACCTGTCTCCAGTCCTCACTGAGAGCTTTCAGAATGACAG GGTGACGGCTATGGCAGTGTTTGGCGAGGCAGCCAGGCAGAAGCGTTACTCCGGCATGGCTCTGGCAAAGCGGTCCGGCAAGCTGGAGATCCACTTCCTGACGCAGTCCCTCACAGTTCCTCAGCCGTCTGACACAGAGAGGCTCCACCTGCTGGCACAGGGCAACATCTAA